Proteins from a genomic interval of Deinococcus seoulensis:
- a CDS encoding carbonic anhydrase, with translation MEDSAAQIAADLERRILDAIRRGASMEDIADLKDSDVQTPDAAIAALKDGNARFFSGQATRPEVSANERRAQIMGQTPYAAILACSDSRVPVELVFDQGLGQLFVVRVAGNVVGEAGLGTLEYAIRHLDVHLVVVMGHEACGAVAAALMPEERVAEEPEHLQALIRRIQPSVQNMPPIRDKKARMREAVLNNVRHQVSILRSQAVIQEAEGSGQIRVIGAYYEIGSGAVDFLVGEDDLRP, from the coding sequence ATGGAAGATTCCGCCGCGCAGATTGCCGCCGACCTGGAACGCCGCATCCTGGATGCCATCCGCCGTGGGGCCAGCATGGAGGACATCGCGGACCTGAAAGACAGTGACGTGCAGACCCCGGACGCCGCCATCGCGGCCCTCAAGGACGGCAACGCCCGGTTCTTCAGCGGTCAGGCGACCCGCCCGGAAGTCAGCGCGAACGAACGCCGCGCGCAGATCATGGGCCAGACGCCCTACGCCGCGATCCTGGCGTGCAGCGACAGCCGCGTGCCGGTCGAACTGGTGTTCGATCAGGGCCTGGGGCAGCTGTTCGTGGTGCGCGTCGCCGGGAACGTGGTCGGCGAGGCCGGACTGGGCACCCTGGAGTACGCGATCCGGCACCTGGACGTGCACCTGGTCGTCGTGATGGGCCACGAGGCCTGCGGGGCCGTGGCCGCCGCGCTCATGCCCGAGGAGCGGGTCGCGGAGGAACCCGAGCACCTGCAGGCCCTGATCCGCCGTATCCAGCCCAGCGTGCAGAACATGCCGCCCATCCGCGACAAGAAGGCCCGCATGCGCGAGGCGGTGCTGAACAACGTCCGGCATCAGGTGAGCATCCTGCGCTCCCAGGCCGTCATTCAGGAAGCCGAGGGCAGCGGCCAGATCCGCGTGATCGGCGCGTACTACGAGATCGGGAGCGGCGCCGTGGACTTCCTGGTCGGCGAGGACGACCTGCGGCCCTGA